The Burkholderia contaminans genome has a segment encoding these proteins:
- a CDS encoding DUF4148 domain-containing protein: MKPSLTQSSTADAAPSAQGKTRADVRGELLQAEEAGMLPVLKNDYPISATAIERNRIRFQQIQHAWGTSGLTTAQ, encoded by the coding sequence ATGAAACCGTCTCTAACCCAATCGAGCACCGCTGATGCCGCTCCGAGTGCCCAAGGCAAGACCCGTGCGGACGTTCGCGGTGAATTGTTGCAGGCCGAAGAAGCAGGGATGCTCCCCGTGCTCAAAAACGATTATCCGATCAGTGCGACGGCGATCGAACGCAACCGTATCCGGTTTCAGCAGATCCAGCATGCGTGGGGGACGAGCGGGTTGACCACAGCGCAATAG
- a CDS encoding IS5-like element IS402 family transposase (programmed frameshift; IS402 and ISBcen20 are only about 92% identical at the nucleotide level, but their predicted transposase sequences are 99.6% identical. This BlastRule uses both transposase model sequences, but names based on similarity to IS402.): MAKPIIDDELWTLIEPLLPPPKPRREKNPGRLPVSNRAALTGILFVLKTGLRWRDLPAEMGCGSGVTCWRRLRDWQAAGVWDRLHELLLAKLRAADQIDFSRAAVDSSSIRAVGAGPKTGPNPTDRARPGSKHHIVTDANGTPLAAILTGANVNDVTQLLPLIDAIPPIRGLRGHPLQRPRVVYADRGYDSERHRRALRDRGIEPVIAKRRTEHGSGLGKYRWVVERTHAWLHHFRRLRIRFERRADIHGAFLKLGCCLICWNTLRRADQSL, encoded by the exons ATGGCCAAGCCGATCATCGACGATGAATTGTGGACACTGATCGAGCCGTTACTGCCGCCACCCAAGCCGCGGCGCGAGAAGAACCCGGGCCGCCTGCCTGTTTCGAATCGCGCCGCGCTGACCGGCATCCTGTTCGTTCTCAAGACCGGACTACGCTGGCGCGACCTGCCGGCCGAGATGGGATGCGGCTCGGGCGTGACATGTTGGCGCCGGCTGCGCGATTGGCAAGCAGCCGGTGTCTGGGATCGCTTGCACGAGCTACTGCTCGCAAAGCTGCGCGCAGCGGACCAGATCGACTTCTCACGAGCCGCCGTCGATTCATCATCGATTCGCGCCGTTGGGGCAGGCC CAAAAACTGGGCCAAACCCCACCGATCGCGCGCGACCCGGTTCCAAGCACCACATCGTCACCGACGCCAACGGTACGCCGCTCGCCGCGATCCTGACCGGCGCGAACGTCAACGACGTCACGCAATTGCTGCCGCTGATCGACGCGATTCCGCCGATCCGCGGATTGCGTGGCCACCCATTGCAGCGGCCGCGTGTGGTCTACGCGGATCGCGGTTACGACTCCGAGCGACATCGGCGCGCGTTGCGCGATCGCGGTATCGAGCCAGTGATCGCCAAGCGCCGTACCGAACATGGCAGCGGCCTTGGCAAATATCGCTGGGTCGTCGAACGCACGCATGCCTGGCTGCATCACTTCCGTCGTCTCCGTATTCGTTTCGAGCGCCGTGCAGACATTCACGGCGCGTTCCTCAAACTCGGTTGCTGTCTGATCTGCTGGAATACCCTTCGGCGGGCCGATCAGTCTTTATGA
- the cueR gene encoding Cu(I)-responsive transcriptional regulator, producing the protein MNIGQAASASGVTPKMIRYYESINLVPAAGRTVGGYRIYGADDVQVLRFIHQARTLGFPIEQIRHLLALWQERDRASAEVKKIASLQIAELDTRIAELLEMRSALDHLASHCAGDDRPACPILESIDSGQEIRRLAHQSVASSATIGGLDSQG; encoded by the coding sequence ATGAATATCGGACAAGCCGCGAGCGCGTCGGGGGTTACCCCGAAAATGATCCGCTACTACGAGAGCATCAATCTGGTGCCGGCGGCAGGGCGCACGGTTGGCGGGTATCGAATCTATGGTGCAGACGATGTCCAGGTGCTGCGGTTCATTCATCAAGCGCGCACACTGGGCTTTCCGATCGAGCAAATCCGGCACTTGCTCGCGCTCTGGCAAGAGCGCGATCGCGCGAGTGCCGAAGTCAAGAAAATTGCTTCGTTGCAGATCGCCGAGCTTGATACGCGGATCGCGGAGTTGCTCGAGATGCGTAGCGCGCTCGACCATCTGGCCAGTCATTGCGCCGGTGATGACCGACCCGCTTGTCCGATTCTCGAGTCGATTGACAGTGGTCAGGAGATTCGCCGACTCGCTCATCAATCTGTAGCGTCGTCGGCAACAATCGGCGGCTTGGATTCACAGGGCTGA
- a CDS encoding DUF2933 domain-containing protein → MKCTKNMLVIGGIMLAVLAAAYFALPQFRALVVSAGPFLLFLICPLSMFFMMKGMNSHSDRPASSDNANKERLSSNESHGKH, encoded by the coding sequence ATGAAATGCACGAAGAACATGCTGGTCATCGGCGGCATCATGCTCGCCGTCCTGGCAGCCGCCTATTTTGCGTTGCCGCAGTTTCGCGCGCTCGTCGTGAGCGCTGGACCGTTCCTCCTGTTCCTGATCTGTCCGTTGTCGATGTTCTTCATGATGAAGGGCATGAACTCGCACAGCGACCGGCCTGCGTCTTCCGACAACGCGAACAAGGAACGTCTGTCGTCGAACGAATCGCACGGAAAGCACTGA
- a CDS encoding cytochrome c biogenesis CcdA family protein translates to MLPAYFASSFQNRRKLVAMSFVFAAGIATIILPLVMGAVALRQLFVTRHLFVYLAGGLVMIGMAVFTLLGGKLQLPMPGRRAATPAGPLGVYSLGMFSGVASSCCAPVLAGVIALSSVAPSIAIAIGLGSAYVFGMVAPLFIVSLLWDRVDWRSSGLFRARRITWRLGPIQRTLSASALASGLLLAVMGAATVWIAFADQSMPTPSHWALMLSVRLQHLGRIVTTALSWVPNWLAALGLVIAVGALAVRAHAQWHGQALTEKQHNTPSTKHHADGGDHEADTTIL, encoded by the coding sequence ATGCTGCCCGCGTATTTCGCAAGCTCGTTTCAGAATCGCCGCAAGCTGGTTGCAATGAGCTTCGTGTTCGCAGCTGGGATCGCGACCATCATCCTGCCATTGGTGATGGGCGCGGTCGCGCTGCGGCAACTCTTCGTTACTCGGCATCTGTTCGTGTATCTCGCCGGCGGACTCGTGATGATCGGCATGGCGGTATTCACGTTGCTGGGCGGAAAGCTGCAACTGCCGATGCCAGGCCGGCGCGCGGCGACGCCCGCCGGGCCGCTTGGCGTCTACTCGCTCGGGATGTTTTCGGGTGTGGCCAGCTCATGCTGCGCGCCGGTGCTCGCCGGGGTGATCGCGCTGTCGAGCGTCGCGCCGTCGATTGCGATCGCGATTGGTCTCGGCAGCGCGTACGTGTTCGGCATGGTAGCGCCGTTATTCATTGTGTCGCTGTTGTGGGACCGGGTCGACTGGCGATCGAGCGGGTTGTTTCGCGCACGCCGGATCACATGGCGGCTCGGCCCGATCCAACGCACGTTATCGGCGTCTGCGCTCGCAAGCGGGCTGCTTCTTGCCGTGATGGGAGCAGCGACGGTGTGGATCGCATTCGCGGATCAGTCGATGCCCACGCCGAGCCATTGGGCGCTGATGCTGTCGGTGAGGTTGCAGCATCTGGGGCGGATCGTCACGACCGCGCTTTCCTGGGTACCGAACTGGCTCGCCGCACTCGGTCTCGTCATCGCGGTCGGCGCGCTGGCCGTACGCGCGCACGCGCAGTGGCACGGTCAGGCGCTCACCGAAAAGCAACACAACACGCCGTCAACGAAGCATCACGCAGATGGAGGAGATCATGAAGCAGATACAACCATTCTCTGA
- a CDS encoding peroxiredoxin family protein, producing MKQIQPFSDGQAASRRVLVLSAGLAVLVALVAAIFWIHAQQEAGRGGAFGQLAGKYRFQVGDPGPGQLAPPIRLMSTDGNVFDLSGMRGKSVLLYFQEGVTCQPCWDQAKDLATHSDQLRALGVDSVVTIASDPVDVMRRVAKDMSLSYPVLSDPDLAVSSAYHANDYGMMGRSRDGHSFVLVGPDGRIRWRADYGGAPDYTMYLPVPNLIADMRQGMRIPG from the coding sequence ATGAAGCAGATACAACCATTCTCTGACGGGCAAGCAGCTTCACGGCGCGTGCTTGTGCTGTCGGCTGGCCTGGCTGTTTTGGTCGCATTGGTGGCCGCGATCTTTTGGATCCACGCACAACAGGAAGCGGGGCGTGGGGGGGCATTCGGGCAGCTCGCGGGCAAGTACCGGTTTCAGGTAGGCGATCCGGGCCCGGGTCAACTCGCCCCGCCGATTCGATTGATGAGCACCGACGGTAATGTCTTCGACCTGAGCGGCATGCGAGGCAAATCCGTGTTGTTGTATTTCCAGGAGGGCGTGACGTGTCAGCCTTGCTGGGACCAGGCGAAAGACCTCGCCACCCATTCCGATCAGCTCCGCGCGCTCGGCGTCGATTCCGTCGTCACCATCGCGTCGGATCCAGTCGACGTGATGAGGCGCGTGGCAAAGGACATGTCGCTGTCCTATCCGGTGTTGTCTGATCCTGATCTCGCAGTGTCGTCGGCATATCACGCGAACGACTACGGCATGATGGGACGAAGCCGTGACGGACATTCGTTCGTTCTGGTCGGTCCTGACGGTCGTATTCGGTGGCGCGCGGATTACGGTGGCGCCCCCGACTATACGATGTACCTGCCGGTCCCGAATCTGATCGCCGACATGCGGCAAGGCATGCGAATCCCTGGATGA
- a CDS encoding thioredoxin family protein, with the protein MLTQDDCVFCVDAIAILDRLAAEYPLAVETIAFQSAEGEALAIQGGIYFPPGVLIDGDAVCYGRPSERLLRRELERRL; encoded by the coding sequence GTGCTGACGCAGGACGATTGTGTGTTCTGCGTCGATGCTATCGCGATACTCGACCGCCTCGCGGCCGAGTATCCGTTGGCCGTCGAAACAATTGCCTTCCAGTCGGCGGAGGGCGAAGCACTTGCCATCCAGGGCGGCATCTATTTTCCGCCGGGTGTGTTGATCGACGGTGACGCCGTTTGCTATGGCCGTCCATCGGAAAGGCTGCTCCGTAGGGAACTTGAACGGCGATTGTAG
- a CDS encoding methyltransferase family protein, whose product MDDEAGFAAHYGHWGLVAIMIVAASWILYRFAAPKRWREWTGAGLVQAFIIALYAEMYGFPLTIYLLSGFFGLDIPRTSFTGHLWATLLGYGEMGAILEMLIGGVFVVLGLAMLAFGWREVYLARRDDQLADDGLYSAIRHPQYVGIMLAVFGQVVHWPTVATLALFPAIVFAYVRLARKEEREMSGRFGPVWKEYARRVPMFVPRLDHWSVLLNPLRW is encoded by the coding sequence ATGGATGATGAGGCTGGCTTCGCTGCGCACTACGGCCATTGGGGGCTGGTTGCGATCATGATCGTCGCAGCCAGCTGGATCCTCTACCGATTCGCGGCACCGAAACGCTGGCGAGAATGGACGGGCGCGGGACTCGTCCAAGCCTTCATCATCGCCCTGTACGCAGAGATGTACGGATTTCCGCTCACGATCTATCTGCTGTCTGGATTCTTCGGTCTCGATATCCCGCGTACGTCGTTCACGGGGCACTTGTGGGCAACACTGCTCGGCTATGGCGAAATGGGCGCGATACTCGAAATGCTGATCGGGGGCGTCTTCGTTGTGCTCGGTCTGGCCATGCTCGCTTTTGGCTGGCGAGAGGTCTATCTGGCGCGGCGCGATGACCAACTCGCGGACGACGGGCTGTACAGCGCAATACGACATCCTCAGTACGTGGGCATCATGCTCGCCGTGTTCGGTCAGGTCGTTCACTGGCCGACGGTCGCGACACTCGCCCTGTTTCCGGCGATCGTGTTCGCGTATGTGCGTCTCGCTCGCAAGGAGGAGCGCGAAATGTCTGGACGGTTCGGTCCGGTCTGGAAAGAGTATGCGCGCCGTGTACCGATGTTCGTTCCTCGCCTCGACCATTGGAGCGTACTCCTGAATCCGTTGAGGTGGTAA
- a CDS encoding peroxiredoxin, with protein sequence MAIRIGDEAPDFTAESTEGTIRFHEWIGDHWAILFSHPKDFTPVCTTELGYMAGLKPEFDQRNTKIIGLSVDPVSDHQKWVKDIEETQGHAINYPMIGDDNLVVAKLYDMIHPNASGGPRTAVDNATVRSVFIIGPDKKVKAMLVYPMSAGRNFDEVLRLLDALQLNAKHTVATPVNWTPGDDVIIPTSVSDDDAKKKYPLGFKTLKPYLRYVKQPG encoded by the coding sequence ATGGCTATTCGCATTGGAGACGAAGCACCCGATTTCACCGCCGAGAGTACCGAGGGCACGATCCGCTTTCACGAGTGGATCGGCGATCACTGGGCAATCCTGTTTTCCCATCCGAAGGACTTCACGCCGGTATGCACAACGGAGCTCGGCTACATGGCCGGGCTTAAGCCGGAATTCGATCAGCGCAACACGAAGATCATCGGGCTCTCCGTCGACCCCGTCAGCGATCACCAGAAATGGGTGAAAGACATCGAGGAGACGCAAGGGCACGCGATCAACTATCCAATGATCGGCGACGACAATCTGGTGGTCGCAAAACTGTACGACATGATTCACCCGAATGCGAGCGGCGGGCCGCGCACCGCGGTCGACAACGCGACCGTACGCTCGGTGTTCATCATCGGGCCCGACAAGAAAGTGAAGGCGATGCTGGTCTACCCGATGAGCGCGGGCCGTAATTTCGACGAGGTGCTGCGCCTGCTCGATGCGCTGCAACTCAACGCGAAGCACACGGTCGCGACGCCGGTGAACTGGACGCCCGGCGACGACGTCATCATCCCGACCTCGGTGTCGGACGACGATGCGAAGAAGAAGTATCCGCTGGGTTTCAAAACCCTGAAACCTTACCTTCGTTACGTGAAGCAGCCTGGCTAG
- a CDS encoding heavy metal translocating P-type ATPase, with protein MDKQHDDHASCVHRSTAEPSASGQAKRVDDARNGANTSSLKDPVCGMTVTADTPYQTRHMGHAYSFCSESCLRKFKANPARYVDSTGEDMPSKAPDGTVYTCPMHPEIRQDHPGHCPKCGMALEALIPDTSDEVNPELVDFRRRFWRTLPFSVAAFLIAMFGHRIGGAFPLMQNWVELALSAPVVLWAGLPIFARFVQSLLQRSPNMWTLIGLGTGAAFIYSVVATAVPDAFPQTFVVDGRVGVYFEAAAVILSLTLLGQILELRARAQTSAAIRSLLELAPKTARRIMVDGTEEDVPLTDVRPDDCLRVRPGEKVPVDGVVVVGASTIDEAMITGEAMPVPKHLGDHVIGATLNTSGSFVIRAEKVGSQTVLAQIVELVAHAQRSKAPMQRMADKVAGVFVVAVIAIALTTFVAWGLWGPQPGWVFGLINAVAVLIIACPCAMGLATPMSIMVANGKGALNGVLFRDAAAIEHLRKVDTLVVDKTGTLTMGRPAFSEALAANGFADNEVLRLAASLDQGSEHPLAATLVTAAVERKLALESATDFTALAGLGVRGSVAGTPLALGNAALMHEIGADIGPLATRADTLREQGSSVMYLAVDGALAGLVAVSDPIKETTPEALGTLQEAGIRVVVASGDGTATVKATAERLKIGEYHGESKPADKLALVSRLQNEGAVVGMAGDGINDAPALAKADVGIAMGTGTDVAMHSAQVTLVKGDLRGIARARALSEATVRNMKQNLAWAFVYNALGVPLAAGVLYPLTGWLLSPMIAALAMSLSSASVISNALRLRSVRI; from the coding sequence ATGGACAAGCAGCACGACGACCACGCCTCTTGCGTGCATCGCAGCACCGCAGAACCCAGCGCATCCGGTCAAGCCAAACGGGTTGATGACGCTCGAAACGGTGCGAACACTTCATCACTGAAGGATCCAGTGTGCGGAATGACCGTAACGGCGGATACTCCGTACCAGACTCGTCACATGGGCCACGCATACAGTTTCTGCAGCGAATCGTGCCTGCGGAAATTCAAAGCGAATCCGGCGCGATACGTCGACTCGACTGGAGAGGATATGCCGAGCAAAGCGCCGGACGGCACGGTTTATACCTGCCCGATGCATCCCGAAATCCGCCAGGATCATCCCGGCCACTGCCCGAAGTGCGGGATGGCACTCGAGGCACTGATACCGGACACGAGCGACGAAGTAAACCCGGAACTGGTCGATTTCCGCCGTCGATTCTGGCGGACCTTGCCGTTTTCCGTCGCTGCCTTCCTGATCGCCATGTTCGGCCACCGGATCGGCGGAGCATTTCCATTGATGCAGAACTGGGTGGAACTGGCGTTGTCCGCGCCGGTCGTGCTGTGGGCCGGCCTGCCGATCTTTGCGCGCTTCGTGCAGTCATTGCTCCAGCGTAGTCCGAACATGTGGACGCTGATCGGACTCGGCACCGGTGCGGCGTTCATCTACAGCGTCGTGGCGACTGCCGTGCCGGATGCCTTCCCGCAGACTTTCGTCGTAGACGGCAGGGTGGGGGTGTATTTCGAGGCCGCGGCGGTGATTCTGTCGCTGACGCTACTCGGCCAGATTCTCGAACTGCGGGCACGCGCGCAGACATCGGCCGCGATTCGATCATTGCTCGAACTTGCACCCAAGACGGCTCGCCGAATCATGGTGGACGGAACGGAAGAGGATGTGCCGCTGACCGATGTTCGTCCGGATGATTGCTTGCGGGTGCGACCCGGTGAGAAAGTCCCGGTCGATGGCGTCGTCGTAGTTGGCGCCAGCACAATCGACGAGGCTATGATCACCGGCGAGGCGATGCCAGTGCCGAAGCATTTGGGCGATCACGTGATCGGCGCGACGCTGAATACGTCAGGCAGTTTCGTCATCCGCGCGGAAAAAGTGGGATCGCAAACGGTCCTGGCACAAATCGTCGAACTTGTCGCGCACGCACAGCGTTCCAAGGCGCCCATGCAGCGCATGGCCGACAAGGTGGCCGGTGTGTTCGTGGTGGCGGTGATCGCGATTGCGCTGACAACGTTCGTCGCGTGGGGACTGTGGGGGCCGCAGCCCGGCTGGGTGTTTGGACTGATTAACGCTGTCGCGGTGCTGATCATCGCGTGCCCATGCGCGATGGGCCTCGCCACACCGATGTCGATCATGGTGGCGAACGGCAAGGGGGCATTGAACGGCGTGCTGTTCCGTGACGCGGCCGCAATCGAACATCTGCGGAAGGTGGATACCCTCGTCGTCGACAAAACCGGGACGCTGACCATGGGGCGGCCGGCGTTCTCGGAGGCGCTCGCCGCGAACGGCTTTGCCGACAACGAGGTGCTGCGTTTGGCGGCGAGTCTGGATCAGGGCAGCGAACACCCGCTGGCCGCCACGCTCGTCACGGCTGCGGTGGAGCGCAAGCTGGCGCTCGAATCGGCGACGGACTTCACGGCGCTCGCTGGACTTGGCGTGCGCGGGTCGGTTGCAGGGACGCCACTTGCACTTGGCAACGCCGCGCTGATGCATGAGATCGGTGCCGATATTGGGCCGCTTGCCACGCGCGCTGACACGTTGCGCGAGCAGGGATCGAGCGTCATGTACCTCGCAGTGGACGGTGCGCTCGCCGGCTTGGTAGCTGTCTCCGATCCGATCAAGGAGACTACGCCTGAGGCACTTGGCACGCTGCAGGAAGCCGGCATCCGGGTTGTCGTCGCGAGCGGTGACGGGACTGCGACCGTCAAGGCCACCGCAGAACGTCTCAAGATCGGTGAATACCATGGTGAAAGTAAGCCGGCCGATAAATTGGCGCTGGTGTCGAGACTGCAGAACGAAGGCGCGGTCGTTGGCATGGCCGGGGACGGCATCAATGATGCGCCGGCACTTGCGAAAGCCGATGTCGGCATCGCGATGGGAACCGGGACGGATGTCGCGATGCACAGTGCTCAGGTGACCCTCGTAAAGGGTGATCTGCGCGGCATCGCGCGGGCGCGAGCGTTGTCCGAAGCCACGGTGCGCAACATGAAGCAAAATCTGGCGTGGGCATTCGTCTACAACGCGTTGGGCGTGCCACTGGCGGCCGGCGTGCTTTATCCGCTGACCGGTTGGCTGCTGTCGCCGATGATCGCGGCGCTGGCAATGAGCCTGAGCTCGGCGTCGGTAATCTCGAATGCGTTGAGATTGAGAAGCGTCAGAATTTGA
- a CDS encoding class I SAM-dependent methyltransferase — protein MGIYSRYIFPRLCDLAMGQAMLVPYRERVVGGAAGRVLEVGSGSGLNLPLYREDVRGVFALEPSAELLKMASRHVMQAGAPVDFLMASAECIPLPDQSIDTAVSTWTLCSIPDADRALQEIRRVLTPSGRLLFVEHGLAPEPGVRRWQDRLTPAWCCVSGGCHLNRPIRSLIERAGFGFDQIGTGYAPGPRCFTYFYEGVARKC, from the coding sequence ATGGGAATCTACAGTCGCTATATTTTTCCTCGGCTCTGCGATCTGGCGATGGGTCAGGCGATGCTGGTCCCGTACCGTGAGCGCGTCGTCGGAGGCGCAGCGGGACGCGTGCTCGAGGTCGGTTCGGGCTCGGGCCTGAATCTGCCGCTGTATCGCGAAGATGTACGCGGCGTATTCGCGCTGGAACCGTCGGCGGAACTGTTGAAGATGGCGAGCCGTCACGTCATGCAAGCTGGCGCGCCGGTCGATTTCCTGATGGCGTCTGCGGAATGCATTCCGCTTCCGGACCAGAGCATCGACACGGCGGTCAGCACCTGGACGCTGTGCTCGATTCCGGATGCCGATCGAGCGTTGCAGGAAATCCGGCGGGTGCTGACGCCCTCGGGGCGCTTGCTGTTCGTCGAGCATGGTCTTGCGCCGGAGCCCGGTGTGCGACGCTGGCAAGATCGGCTGACGCCCGCTTGGTGTTGCGTCAGCGGCGGCTGTCACTTGAACCGTCCGATCCGCTCGCTAATCGAGCGTGCAGGTTTCGGGTTCGACCAAATCGGTACCGGTTACGCGCCGGGACCCAGATGTTTCACGTATTTCTACGAGGGCGTTGCGCGGAAATGCTGA
- a CDS encoding c-type cytochrome has protein sequence MISPLRPPTILATLVTFAFGGPVRAEGDLMRGAQAARECMACHSFAPGRHMTGPSLANVWGRKAGTAAGFQRYSDALKRSGLVWDKEHLDAWLKDPAARVPGNAMDFPGIADARTRADLLAYLEAVSGGRVSVPDQGLPNLKAAGAASQLTAIHYCGDTYRLSTADGKLHTFWEFNLRFKTDGSVDGPRPGTPVLVGTGMRGDRAAVIFSRPEEISGFIRRQCT, from the coding sequence ATGATCTCGCCGCTTCGCCCCCCAACGATTCTGGCTACCCTGGTCACGTTTGCCTTCGGCGGTCCAGTTCGAGCAGAAGGCGATCTCATGCGCGGCGCGCAGGCGGCCCGCGAGTGCATGGCCTGCCACTCGTTCGCGCCGGGGCGACACATGACGGGGCCGAGCCTCGCCAACGTATGGGGCCGCAAGGCGGGCACAGCCGCTGGTTTCCAGCGCTATTCGGATGCGCTGAAACGGTCGGGCCTGGTTTGGGACAAAGAGCACCTGGATGCGTGGCTCAAGGACCCCGCGGCACGGGTTCCCGGCAACGCGATGGACTTTCCGGGCATTGCGGACGCGCGCACGCGGGCCGATCTGCTCGCTTATCTCGAGGCGGTTTCCGGCGGTCGTGTGTCGGTCCCGGACCAGGGCCTGCCGAACCTGAAGGCGGCAGGCGCGGCTTCGCAGCTGACCGCCATCCACTACTGCGGCGACACGTACCGCCTGTCGACGGCCGACGGAAAGCTACATACGTTCTGGGAGTTCAATCTGCGGTTCAAAACGGACGGCAGCGTCGACGGCCCGCGTCCGGGTACGCCCGTACTCGTTGGCACCGGCATGCGGGGTGACCGCGCCGCTGTGATTTTTTCGCGTCCGGAGGAAATCTCCGGATTTATTCGAAGGCAGTGCACATGA
- a CDS encoding TlpA family protein disulfide reductase has protein sequence MNQRRPDRSDEPIPPSDTAERHDGERNWRMSRRAWLAMLSVTGLAGAGFAYGSWFSDDIVNGVVIHPRPRELGTLRFADDKGTATSLSAFRGRVVLLNVWATWCLPCRDEMPTLDRLQAALGGPSFEVVAVSLDAGGLPAVQAFFREIGVKHLRPYLDTFHDVAALASTGIPLTLLIDRNGREVGRKLGPATWDDPQMLRLIRRYLPATP, from the coding sequence ATGAATCAACGCCGCCCTGACCGATCCGACGAACCCATCCCGCCAAGCGATACCGCAGAGCGGCATGACGGCGAGCGCAACTGGCGCATGTCGAGACGAGCGTGGCTTGCAATGCTGAGCGTCACGGGCCTGGCGGGTGCTGGCTTTGCTTACGGGAGCTGGTTTTCGGATGATATTGTAAACGGCGTTGTCATTCATCCGCGTCCACGCGAGCTCGGAACGCTGCGTTTCGCAGACGACAAGGGCACCGCGACAAGCCTGAGCGCGTTTCGTGGCCGAGTCGTGCTGCTGAACGTCTGGGCTACCTGGTGCCTTCCGTGCCGTGATGAGATGCCGACACTGGATCGTCTGCAGGCAGCGCTCGGCGGACCGAGTTTTGAAGTCGTCGCAGTTTCTCTTGACGCGGGCGGCTTGCCGGCGGTGCAGGCGTTCTTTCGCGAGATTGGCGTTAAACACCTGCGCCCATATCTCGATACCTTCCACGATGTCGCGGCTCTGGCCTCAACGGGCATACCGCTCACCTTGTTGATCGACCGCAACGGCCGCGAAGTGGGCCGCAAGCTGGGGCCTGCCACGTGGGACGATCCTCAAATGCTCCGACTGATCCGGCGTTATCTACCGGCCACGCCGTGA
- a CDS encoding DUF411 domain-containing protein, whose product MRYLKMCLLMIAALGVQLSALAAEIPVKMYKNPNCGCCDAWAKDLAANGFKVETINTPNLVSIKKQYGVPESLEGCHTAIVGGYVVEGLVPANLVKRLLNEHPAIKGIALPGMPAGAPGMPGSRKGPLTVYELQPGPAPTVFANF is encoded by the coding sequence ATGCGTTACCTCAAGATGTGCCTGCTGATGATCGCCGCGCTCGGCGTGCAATTGTCCGCGCTGGCGGCTGAAATTCCCGTGAAGATGTACAAGAACCCGAATTGCGGGTGCTGCGATGCATGGGCGAAAGACCTCGCGGCGAATGGCTTCAAGGTGGAGACAATCAATACGCCCAACCTGGTATCGATCAAGAAACAATACGGCGTGCCTGAAAGCCTGGAAGGGTGCCATACGGCGATCGTAGGCGGCTATGTCGTCGAAGGGCTCGTCCCTGCGAATCTCGTCAAGCGCCTGCTGAACGAGCATCCGGCGATCAAGGGGATCGCCCTGCCGGGCATGCCGGCCGGCGCGCCGGGGATGCCGGGGTCCCGTAAAGGGCCGCTGACCGTCTACGAATTGCAGCCAGGGCCAGCGCCCACAGTCTTTGCGAACTTCTGA
- a CDS encoding protein-disulfide reductase DsbD domain-containing protein, whose amino-acid sequence MKKNVNRVLAASAAVVVLAVAAAFVWIEAGPRAHLPSVTDSQAIGMADSSRYVSASVAARDHHAELTLHIATGWHVNANPASLESLIPTTLTLQGEGASHDAQAVYPPGRNSGIVIDGKDIQVYEDGTVIPFTAPSNLKSYRVVVHVQACSTQGICLPPANVVASMDTT is encoded by the coding sequence ATGAAGAAGAATGTCAACCGTGTGCTCGCCGCGTCGGCCGCCGTCGTCGTGCTGGCCGTCGCCGCGGCCTTCGTCTGGATCGAGGCTGGCCCGCGCGCTCACCTCCCCTCCGTCACCGACTCGCAAGCGATCGGCATGGCTGACTCGTCTCGATACGTGAGCGCCTCCGTCGCTGCACGTGACCACCACGCCGAGTTGACCTTGCATATCGCCACCGGCTGGCATGTGAACGCCAATCCCGCGTCGCTCGAATCGCTCATTCCGACGACCCTAACGCTTCAGGGCGAAGGCGCATCGCATGATGCGCAGGCCGTTTATCCGCCCGGTAGAAACAGCGGGATCGTGATCGACGGCAAGGACATTCAGGTGTACGAAGACGGTACGGTCATCCCGTTCACGGCTCCCTCGAACCTCAAGAGCTACCGTGTCGTGGTGCACGTGCAGGCCTGTAGCACCCAGGGCATCTGCCTGCCCCCGGCGAACGTCGTCGCTTCGATGGACACGACGTAA